Sequence from the Sulfitobacter pacificus genome:
CCACGGCGCGGTTTTTGGGGCGTTCTTTATCGTGCTGCTGCCAACCGTGTTGAGCTGGGTCAAGATCGTGCTGCCCAGTGCAGTCGCCACGTCCGGCGGTTTCGATAGTCTTGCATTCGGTCTGATCCTGCTGGGGTTCATCCTGTTCGAACCTGACGGACTTTATGGACGCTGGACCAAGATCCATCACTATTTCAACGTGTTCCCGATGTACAAGAAGCGCAGTTTCCAGCGTCAGAAGACATTCCTCAAAACGGAGCGTTTAAGATGAACGGGTTGGAGATAGATAACGTATCGCTTTCCTTTGGTGGTTTGAAAGCGGTGGATGGCTTGAGCTTTTCAGTTGAACCGGGGTCGGTGTTCACCATCATTGGCCCCAATGGCGCGGGCAAAAGCACGGTGTTCAACCTCATCTGCCGGATTTACGATCCGTCGCAAGGCGACATCCGGTTCAACGGCAAAAGCCTGCGAAAAGCGAAATCCCATGAGGTAATCAACCACGGCATTGCGCGGACGTTCCAGAATATCGAACTGTTCGAACATGCGTCATTGCTTGATAACTTGCTGATCGGGCGCATCCGTCACGGCAAATTCGGGCCTCTGAGTGAGCTGTTTTTTACCCGTTCGCAGATGCGTCAGGAACTGGCCCACCGCCGCAAAGCCGAAGAAATAATCGAGTTTCTTGATCTCGAAGGCTACCGTCATGCACGGGTTGCGGATTTGCCGTATGGCGTGCGCAAAAAGACCGAAATGGCCCGCGCGTTGGTGTCGGAGCCAAAGATCCTGTTGCTGGACGAACCGTCAAGCGGACTGACCAGCGAGGAAACCGACGATACTGCTTTTGTGATTGAAGATATCCGCGAGGTCCTGGGTGTCACCGT
This genomic interval carries:
- a CDS encoding ABC transporter ATP-binding protein, yielding MNGLEIDNVSLSFGGLKAVDGLSFSVEPGSVFTIIGPNGAGKSTVFNLICRIYDPSQGDIRFNGKSLRKAKSHEVINHGIARTFQNIELFEHASLLDNLLIGRIRHGKFGPLSELFFTRSQMRQELAHRRKAEEIIEFLDLEGYRHARVADLPYGVRKKTEMARALVSEPKILLLDEPSSGLTSEETDDTAFVIEDIREVLGVTVVMIEHDMKLVNKVSDMVLAINEGRFLASGSASEVQSDPDVQAAYLGGQAA